Below is a window of Pseudomonadota bacterium DNA.
GCTTCCTGAAGGCTGGCCGCAGCAAAGACTTCGACCTCTTCACGGGCCGCCTCGTCCGAGACGTTGCGATCTAGGCGTGCTGACATTGCGCTGCGAACAATCCGGGAGCGAATGTCGCGTCCTGCCATTATTGTTTGGGCCGCCTGACGGATCTCGTTGTCAGTCCACTCCTGAACGGCGCGGTGCGCACGAAGCTTTGACCATGCGCCCAGCCGCCAAAGCTGCCAGACCTTCCAGAGGATCAGCGCGAGGCTGAACACCGACAGAGCGGCAATCGCCCAAATGGCCGGTCCGCCTTGAACGAGAAAAATCTGAAGGTTCTGCAACGGCCCGCCCGAAGACTGATCCATCAATCTGCTCCGTTATCGCCAACGCCGTTGAGTGTACGGCCTAAGCGTAGGTTAGTTGATCGCAAGGCACGACCATGCGCTGCGATTGAGGAACGCAAGGCCGACGCCCCATGAGCATGGGCATGAGCACGGGCCATGGCGTCGGGTTAGAACGATACGCGGACCTCGGCGCCCATGCGGCGCTCAGCCCCAAGGGACGCTTCTGCACCACCGCGCGTGATGCCGGTGATGTACTCTTCATCAAAGACGTTATCGACGAACACGGTCGCTTTGACGTGATCGCGTTCAAAGCCAGCGCTGGCGTTGACGACCCAATAGTGGGACAGGAACTGGGTAGGATCGTTGGTGATAGACCCGTTCGAAAAAAAGCTGTCCGTGTAGGCTGCGTTAGCCGTCGCGAAGAAGCCGCTATCATGGTTGTAGGCAAAGCCAAGCGATGCCGTGAGGCTTGGAGCTTCGGGGAACTCGTTACCGGACAGATCCACGCCGTTGACCACCAGGGTATCGAACTCCGTCCGAAGCAGCCCCACCGACCCGAAAACCGATAGACCGTTCCCGAAATCGTATTGCCCCTCGAGCTCAAGCCCGATGCTCGTGGATTCGCCCGCGTTAAGCGTGCGCGCGAAGGGAACGGTCGCCCCTGCCACCAGTCTGGTGCCCGACTGCGCGATCTGTTGATCGGTGTAGCGCGTGAAGAAACCCGTCGCCCCAAAATTCCAGCGGCCATCGTCAGACCGGGTCTTGAAGCCAAGCTCAAACGAGTCGGCGTATTCAGGGTCAACCGTATAGATCGCGCCGTTGTTGGCTGCATCGCTTCCCGTAAATCCGGAACGGTAGCCGCGCTGATAGACTGCGGAGATCGTGGTCAGCTCATTGATGTCGTAGGCAAGGCCAAGCTTCGGCAGAAACTCCGTAAAGCTGGCTTCGGCGAGAATGTCGTTGTTGGCGGGCCCTCGGTCGTTAAAATCGTTCACCACAGTCTCACGAAGCAGACGCCCGCCGATGATGAAGCTGACGTCAGAATACTGCTCAAAGGGGCGCACGCGCAGATCGGCATAGATACTCAGATGCTCGGTCTCGTTATCTGACTCGAGGTCTTGCAACACGTTCGGCCCCGCACGTACGACCGAATCTCGTGGCAAGGTGAAAAGCCCATAATAAGCTCCGATGACACCTGATAGACGGTCTTCACTTTCGCCGATCTCGACACGTAAATCCTGCGTGAAGTCGCGCCCCTCGCGGTTCTCGCTGCGCTGATACAGCTGGCTTTGGGGCGTTGAAATCTCCGTGTCCGAAAGGACAAAAGAGCTCAATGATCGCAGCGTTAGCGTCGGGCTGAACTCATAACTACCTTCAAGGATGAAGTTCCGGTTTGTCGCCTCATAGACCTCGACTGTCGAGAACGCGGTTACCGAAAAGCGGCGATCAAAAAAGGAGTCATTGCCTGGAATGGCAGGATTGATGTTCACCGAGTTGACTGCGGGTCGGTCGAAGGTCTGCACGGCAGTGAACAGCAAAGACAGCCCGGGGATTTCGGACGGTTCGATCAAGACCTTGCCGCGAAGCGAGTAGAACTCATCGTCCTCGAACTCTTGCGCAAAGGGCGAGTTGTACGTGATGCCGTTGGTGCGGTTGCGCCATTCACCGCTCACGCGGAACGCAACCTGATCATCAATGATCGGTCCCGACAGGTAAAAGGCGCCGTCACGCTGGTCGAGCGTGCCCAGAGTGCCTTGGGCGGCTGCCTCCCACTCAAACGTCGGATCGCGTGTCGAGACGATCACCGCGCCTGCCAGGGCCGCACGCCCCTGGATTGCGGATTGGGGCCCACGAAACACTTCAACCTGTTCAACATCCCAGATCCCGCGAGAGCCACGCCGCGTCGCTTCAAGCGATTGCGTGGCGCCGTCTATGATGACTGCAGTGACGGGATTGTTGTTCTGCGGCTCGGTTAGGCCGTCGGAATTGACACCCCGAATAGAGAAGCCGGCATTGCCTCGATTGCCTTCGTTCCAGCGCACATTGCCAAGCAGACTGAACCCCTCGCGAAGATCGTCGATGCCCTGCGCTTCGATTGCGTCGCCTCCGATGACGCCTACGCTGCCGAAGGTGTCCTCATAAGCGCGGTCAATCTTGCCGCCTTCGATGACGATCTCGTCGAGAACGAACCCGTCAGCATCATCAAGTTCCTGGCCATTTGCGTACGATATTGTACCTAAAATGACCGCGACTGTACTTGCGGAAAAAGAAACCCAACGCATCCCAAGTCCCAATAGCTATGCGGCCTTTTAGGCGTTGGAAATTTCTTAAGTCAACCAGATAGGCGTACGCTTTCCTATTTTTTGCAAATTAGATGCTGAAAAACGAGGGTGGCCGGATTGTGACCGCTGAGCGTGTTCGACAGATTTGCCAAGACGGCGATGGCGAGACCGTCATCAGGCCGGACATAACAACAGGCCGAGTAGCCCGGCACGTCTCCGTCATGGCCCCAAAAGGGAGAATAAGCGTGCGTGAGCAGAGCATAATGTTGCTCGTGCGAGGTGAAGAGGTCCTTGCACTCTTCAACCATTGAGCCAATCGATTTGGCCAAACCAAGCAGATCGGAGATCGTCGCGGCATAACAGCCTGCTTCCGCACTCCATGACGGATTGAAGTGCTCGGTGGAATAGAACGCCGATCCATATTCGATGTTCCCATCCGTACGACCGTAGCGATAGCCCCGCGCAAAGC
It encodes the following:
- a CDS encoding MotA/TolQ/ExbB proton channel family protein; translation: MDQSSGGPLQNLQIFLVQGGPAIWAIAALSVFSLALILWKVWQLWRLGAWSKLRAHRAVQEWTDNEIRQAAQTIMAGRDIRSRIVRSAMSARLDRNVSDEAAREEVEVFAAASLQEARSGLRAMELIAAIAPLLGLLGTVLGMISAFQALQAEGGRADPATLAGGIWEALLTTAAGMAVAIPVSVALTWFESVVDRVQSDVEGLATKVFTRGTVRRAPEPERQAAE
- a CDS encoding TonB-dependent receptor — protein: MRWVSFSASTVAVILGTISYANGQELDDADGFVLDEIVIEGGKIDRAYEDTFGSVGVIGGDAIEAQGIDDLREGFSLLGNVRWNEGNRGNAGFSIRGVNSDGLTEPQNNNPVTAVIIDGATQSLEATRRGSRGIWDVEQVEVFRGPQSAIQGRAALAGAVIVSTRDPTFEWEAAAQGTLGTLDQRDGAFYLSGPIIDDQVAFRVSGEWRNRTNGITYNSPFAQEFEDDEFYSLRGKVLIEPSEIPGLSLLFTAVQTFDRPAVNSVNINPAIPGNDSFFDRRFSVTAFSTVEVYEATNRNFILEGSYEFSPTLTLRSLSSFVLSDTEISTPQSQLYQRSENREGRDFTQDLRVEIGESEDRLSGVIGAYYGLFTLPRDSVVRAGPNVLQDLESDNETEHLSIYADLRVRPFEQYSDVSFIIGGRLLRETVVNDFNDRGPANNDILAEASFTEFLPKLGLAYDINELTTISAVYQRGYRSGFTGSDAANNGAIYTVDPEYADSFELGFKTRSDDGRWNFGATGFFTRYTDQQIAQSGTRLVAGATVPFARTLNAGESTSIGLELEGQYDFGNGLSVFGSVGLLRTEFDTLVVNGVDLSGNEFPEAPSLTASLGFAYNHDSGFFATANAAYTDSFFSNGSITNDPTQFLSHYWVVNASAGFERDHVKATVFVDNVFDEEYITGITRGGAEASLGAERRMGAEVRVSF